Proteins encoded within one genomic window of Triticum aestivum cultivar Chinese Spring chromosome 2D, IWGSC CS RefSeq v2.1, whole genome shotgun sequence:
- the LOC123049106 gene encoding protein N-lysine methyltransferase METTL21A, translating into MAAAATAATAIAAACSSNVSASCSDSDSEDLRLLLPNLLPASAAAAPSSEAQLHQFHLPALPSPITVRTIPSLGLTFQLWPSATTLLRFLPASPHLLPRPPAAHCPLSILELGSGTGAAGLALAAALPAHTVLSDLPAALPNLRHNASLNAPLLDSRGGSVSVVPLPWGDAAAMGAVVAPAPASRFDLVVASDVVYYEELVDPLIETLRFFVKGDVVFLMAHMRRWKRTDKKFFGKARKVFDIEVLHKDPPPEGWRHGPVVYRFTVKKQRHNK; encoded by the coding sequence ATGgcggccgccgccactgccgccaCTGCCATCGCCGCCGCATGTTCGTCCAACGTCTCTGCTTCCtgctccgactccgactccgaggATCTCCGACTCCTCCTCCCAAACCTCCTccccgcgtccgccgccgccgccccctcatcCGAGGCGCAGCTCCACCAATTCCACCTCCCCGCGCTTCCGTCCCCCATCACCGTCCGCACCATCCCTTCCCTCGGGCTCACCTTCCAGCTCTGGCCCTCCGCCACCACGCTCCTCCGCTTCCTCCCAGCCTCCCCGCACCTCCTCCCGCGCCCGCCCGCCGCACACTGCCCGCTCAGCATCCTGGAGCTCGGCTCCGGGACCGGCGCCGCGGGCCTCGCCCTGGCGGCGGCTCTCCCGGCGCACACCGTCCTCTCCGACCTCCCCGCCGCGCTCCCCAATCTCCGCCACAACGCCTCCCTCAACGCGCCCCTCCTCGACTCCCGCGGCGGCTCCGTCTCCGTCGTGCCGCTCCCCTGGGGCGATGCCGCCGCGATGGGGGCCGTGGTGGCCCCAGCGCCGGCTTCTCGGTTTGACCTCGTCGTGGCGTCGGACGTGGTCTACTACGAGGAGTTGGTCGACCCCTTGATAGAGACGCTGCGGTTCTTCGTCAAGGGGGATGTGGTGTTCCTGATGGCGCACATGAGGAGGTGGAAACGCACGGATAAGAAATTCTTCGGGAAGGCCAGGAAGGTGTTCGACATTGAGGTGTTGCACAAGGATCCACCCCCCGAAGGCTGGCGCCATGGTCCGGTGGTCTACCGCTTCACAGTGAAGAAGCAGCGTCACAACAAGTGA
- the LOC123052357 gene encoding L-type lectin-domain containing receptor kinase IX.1-like → MRSRGTGTCFLALQFILFFTFNIAGVSPLSFKLNFTESNYTASTAIQFQEDAFYNKGIKLTKDQLKDEITNSVGRAVYTDPVLLWDTTTGQLADFSTHFTFRITATNLTATDEPYGEGLAFFLSPYPSVIPNSSTGGFLGLFSNGSDQSDPSNELVAVEFDSHDDTWDPKGDHVGIDIHSIVSVEKVLWNSSINDGRIANAWVSYQASSLNLSVFLTYLEDPQFSGNSTLSYTVDLRKYLPGKVAIGFSAATGRFVELHEILYWEFNSTDLQLMKTEKMRSVLVISLATTISVMVCSVCLVWCLLHFRTRRSRNEKQKKLGYHESIDGEFEKGSGPRRFRYNELVAATRNFALERKLGEGGFGAVYQGLLKDQNLDVAIKRVAKGSTQGRKEYISEVKIISRLRHRNLVQLEGWCHEHGEFLLVYEFMPNRSLDTHLYDNSNLITWPLRFKVTAGVASALLYLHEEWEQCVIHRDIKPSNVMLDSAFNAKLGDFGLARLIDHDRASQTTVLAGTMGYMAPECVTTGKASKESDVYSFGILALEIACGRRPVVLKEDDDKIVLVQWVWDLYGRNKILNAVDSRLDGALEDREAACLMVVGLWCAHPDYNLRPSIRQVISVLKFEAPLPNLPPKMPVAMYFAPPISLCRFSYTSSDGTLKQQELERSNGYGKTSSYTATNASSSPPSVRLPEVGY, encoded by the coding sequence ATGAGATCGAGAGGCACGGGAACTTGTTTCCTGGCTCTCCAGTTCATCCTATTCTTCACTTTCAATATTGCCGGCGTCAGTCCTCTGTCCTTCAAGCTGAATTTCACCGAATCCAACTATACTGCGTCCACCGCAATCCAGTTCCAGGAGGACGCCTTCTACAACAAGGGGATCAAGCTGACCAAGGACCAGCTCAAAGACGAGATCACTAACAGTGTAGGCCGAGCAGTCTACACCGATCCAGTGCTTCTCTGGGATACCACCACTGGTCAGTTAGCCGACTTCTCAACCCACTTCACCTTCAGGATAACTGCCACAAACTTAACCGCAACCGACGAACCATACGGTGAAGGCCTAGCCTTCTTCCTCTCACCGTACCCTTCGGTGATTCCCAATAGCTCAACTGGTGGTTTTCTTGGCCTCTTCAGCAATGGGAGTGATCAGAGTGACCCATCCAATGAGCTCGTGGCTGTTGAGTTCGACAGCCACGATGACACATGGGATCCAAAAGGCGACCATGTGGGCATCGACATCCATTCAATTGTATCCGTAGAGAAGGTGTTGTGGAATAGTAGCATTAATGATGGTCGCATAGCCAATGCGTGGGTAAGTTACcaggccagctccttgaacttgagCGTCTTCTTGACGTACCTGGAGGATCCACAATTCAGTGGCAACTCCACCTTATCTTATACAGTTGATCTCAGAAAATACCTCCCAGGCAAAGTGGCCATTGGCTTCTCAGCTGCCACGGGTAGATTTGTTGAGCTCCATGAGATACTTTACTGGGAATTCAATTCTACGGATTTGCAGCTGATGAAGACTGAGAAGATGAGAAGTGTACTGGTCATAAGCTTGGCTACTACCATAAGTGTCATGGTATGTTCTGTGTGCTTGGTTTGGTGCCTTCTGCATTTTAGGACTAGGAGATCAAGAAATGAGAAACAAAAGAAGCTAGGGTATCATGAGTCCATTGATGGTGAATTTGAAAAAGGGAGTGGCCCAAGAAGATTTCGGTACAATGAACTTGTGGCCGCCACAAGGAACTTTGCTTTGGAGAGGAAGCTTGGAGAAGGAGGATTCGGTGCAGTCTACCAGGGCCTTTTGAAGGATCAAAACCTCGATGTTGCCATAAAGCGAGTGGCAAAAGGGTCTACACAGGGAAGGAAGGAGTACATATCTGAGGTCAAGATCATCAGCCGGCTGAGGCATCGCAACCTTGTGCAGCTTGAGGGCTGGTGTCATGAGCATGGAGAGTTCTTGCTTGTCTATGAGTTCATGCCAAACAGGAGCTTGGACACACACCTCTATGATAACAGTAATTTGATAACATGGCCATTGAGGTTCAAGGTCACCGCAGGTGTTGCATCTGCCCTCCTGTACCTCCACGAGGAATGGGAGCAATGTGTCATTCACCGTGATATCAAACCGAGCAATGTCATGCTTGATTCTGCATTCAATGCCAAGCTTGGTGATTTTGGGCTCGCGCGACTCATTGACCATGACCGAGCCTCGCAAACTACAGTGTTAGCTGGGACAATGGGTTACATGGCTCCAGAGTGTGTCACCACTGGCAAGGCAAGCAAAGAATCTGATGTCTACAGCTTCGGGATTCTTGCATTGGAGATTGCATGTGGAAGGCGACCAGTTGTGCTAAAGGAAGACGATGACAAGATCGTATTGGTTCAGTGGgtatgggatctctatggaagaaaCAAGATTCTTAATGCAGTTGACAGCAGGCTTGATGGCGCATTAGAAGATAGAGAGGCAGCATGCTTGATGGTTGTTGGACTATGGTGTGCACATCCAGATTACAATCTCCGACCTTCGATTCGTCAGGTCATAAGTGTACTGAAGTTTGAAGCACCATTGCCAAACCTTCCCCCGAAGATGCCAGTGGCCATGTACTTTGCACCGCCAATTTCTCTGTGCAGGTTTTCATACACCTCATCTGATGGGACACTCAAGCAGCAGGAGCTGGAGAGGTCCAATGGTTATGGGAAAACAAGCTCGTACACTGCAACCAATGCATCCAGTTCACCTCCTTCTGTGCGGCTGCCAGAGGTGGGCTACTAA
- the LOC123052358 gene encoding chaperonin-like RbcX protein 2, chloroplastic, giving the protein MAVAQAAAVVTPVVAGAAPSVSPRPPSRGPAGAGGGLGWRCRPRGSAGRGLVIADAFGGQYEDGFGDVELEIMNYFTYKATQTVLYQLYEMNPPAYTWLYNYLVVNDAKEGIHFLRALSKERQDLAERVMVTRLHLYGRWIKKCDHTKMYERISNENLELMRERLMETVVWPTDDTNSSDKQD; this is encoded by the exons ATGGCCGTCGCCCAGGCCGCAGCGGTTGTCACGCcggtggtggccggggcggcgccgtCCGTCTCTCCGCGGCCGCCGTCCCGGGGACCGGCCGGAGCCGGAGGCGGGCTGGGGTGGCGCTGCCGGCCGAGGGGGAGCGCCGGCCGCGGCCTGGTCATCGCTGACGCGTTCGGCGGGCAGTACGAAGACGGGTTCGGGGACGTGGAATTG GAAATCATGAATTACTTCACTTACAAGGCCACACAGACGGTTCTCTATCAGTTGTATGAGATGAACCCGCCGGCATACACTTGGCTTTATAA TTATCTTGTCGTCAATGACGCAAAAGAGGGTATACATTTCCTGCGAGCACTCTCGAAG GAGAGGCAAGACTTGGCAGAGAGGGTGATGGTCACGCGCCTTCACTTATACGGTAGATGGATTAAG AAATGCGACCATACGAAAATGTACGAGAGGATTTCAAATGAGAACCTGGAGCTCATGCGTGAGAGGCTAATGGAAACAGTGGTGTGGCCAACTGATGACACGAACTCCAGCGACAAGCAAGATTGA